Below is a genomic region from Rosa chinensis cultivar Old Blush chromosome 5, RchiOBHm-V2, whole genome shotgun sequence.
CATTGTACCCGAAGCTTCGGCTTCACTGATGCAGAGCATATTAGCAAGAACTCCCCAAAGTTTCTTGAAAATTTGCTCTCCAAGATTGATAGTGAGAAAGAGGTTGCGAGGACTCTGAGCAGGTTCCTTCGCTACAATCCGATTAATGAGTTTGAGCCGTTCTTTGAGAGCTTGGGTTTGAGCCCATCGGAGCTCCCATTGTTTCTACCAAGACACTTGATGTATCTGAGTGATGATCCTGTTATGTTTGAGAACTTTCAAGCTTTATGTGACTATGGAATACCCAGGAGTAACATTGGTAGGATGTATAAGGAGGCAAGAGAGATATTTGGATATGACTATGGAGTGCTGGCTTCAAAGCTTCAAGCTTACGAGTATTTGGGGTTAAGCAAAGGCACAGTTGTTAAGCTTGTTAGTTGTTGCCCGTTGCTTTTGATAGGTGGTGTCAACAATGAATTCGTGAAGTTTCTTGAAAAACTGAAGTGTTTAGGCCTTGGAATGGATTGGATTGGTGGGTATGCATCAGATAACAGCACGTATAACTGGAACAGAATGCTTGATACAATGGATTTTCTTGATCATGTTGGTTATACGAAGGAGCAGATGTGTAGTTTGTTTGAAAGAAATCCTGCATTACTGTTAGAAGGTTCTGGGAAGAATGTCTATGTGTTGTTTGGCCGTTTACTCAAATTGGGTCTCGAGATGAATGAGGTTTATTCGTTGTTTATGCAATATCCACAGGTCTTGTCAGTTAAGTGCACAAGATATCTTTTGCAGGCAATAGATTATTTGATTGAGGTAGGAATGGCTACAGATGAGATTGCAGATGTTGTAGCCAATGACATGGAATTTCTGAGTTCGTCTCGTCTGAAAAGACCCAATACTGTATGTAGAGAATTAAAGGTTGGGAGAGATGGCCTGCTGCAAATTATTAGAGAAGACCCAAGCAAGGTGTTGAGATTGGCTTCAAAATCTAAAGCTTCAGCTAGCAAGCAAGTAGTATCTCGAGTTCCTTGTAATCACCTCGAGAAAACATCATTCTTGTTGAGATTGGGTTATGCCGAAAACTCAGAGGAGATGATGAAAGCTTTAAAGAAGTTTAGAGGTAGAGGCGACCAGTTACAGGAGAGGTTCGATTGTCTGGTAGAAGCTGGCTTAGACTGCAATGTTGTGATGAACATTATCAAACAAGCACCAATGGTTCTTAACCAGAGTAAAGACGTGATTGTGAAGAAGATAAGTTGCCTAACAAACTGTTTAGGTTATCCACTGGAATCATTAGAGGCATTCCCAGCATATTTATGTTATGACATGGACAGGATTAACCTTAGATTCTCAATGTATATGTGGCTTAGGGAGAAACGTGCAGCAAAGCCTACGTTGTCTTTGAGTACTCTTCTGGCATGCTCAGATGCACGATTTGCAAGATACTATGTAGACATCCATCCTGAAGGTCCAGCCATGTGGGAAAGTTTAAAGAACCAAAAAAAGCTAAGCGCCCAGTAGGATCCTTGTaacttttattttacttttctgGGTCATTATACCAGCTTATATGAGAAACAGGCATTGCTGATTCGTTCATACTTCTATACAAATTCAATCATGTTAAATTCTGCTCATGTTCTGCTTTATATGGTGGTGATCTTTTTTTTCACCCTTCAGCATATGCCTTATCTTCGCTCCATTTAGTTGGATCTCATACCTCTTATCTGTTAGAGTCTCTCCCACATTCTCCCCTTGTTTCTGGTTATTCAAGTACACAtgtcaaaagaaataaaaaaaataacaggaTCTAATTTACAAGTTCGGAGTTGGACATAATTGGTCTTGGACCATGTAGTCTACGACCATGTAGTCTACATGGATCTTTTCTGGTCTAAGATTTCATTTGCGATAAATCCCATATTTGCCAGCACAAGCTGTTTAGGCTTGTGATAATTTCCAACAAGTATGAGAAATCATGTTCACTTCCCCTTCATTCCAGTTGAAAAGGCCGCCTGCATTGGGCCAAAGTGAAAACAAAGGCAGTGATGTGAAAAGGATTCTCTTAATATTATTATGAATACAAAGCCATAGCATTTGCTTTCAAGAGCTCAAATTGATTATGTATGAGTATCAAATGGACAGACGAGATAGGCAAAACTAATTTTCACTGATCAATATGCCAACTACTCAGAATCATCTGCTACAGGACAGAATTAGGACAACTAGGCACTTGCTAGTTTGTAGAAGTAGTTAACAGGGCAATTTGCATCTGCTGAGATTTTACAGACGGGAGCAACACTAGTTGCTCGTAAGTAACTTTAAAAAGATTTACTCGTAATTGCAAGGCTTATTAGATACAATTTACTTGCCCTACACTATTTCCTAGTCTTGTGATTTACACCAACTTTTTTTGGAGACGAGGTGGATGATGAGGAAGTCAACCCAGAGAGGTTGAGTTCGGCTTTGTCCTTGCTAAATGCCTTATGGACTTCGTCCTTGAGCTCCATGAAACGCATCCTCTTTATTTTCTGCTCGTCAGGGGTGCCCGTCTCAAGGAAAAACAAATCAGGTAGGTCATCCTCCATAAACTTATCCAGGACTTCTGAGCAATGGGGGAAATAGCATCTACCCATGTTGACTGCCACCAACAAAAAGGCTCAAGTAAGAAGTACAACTATGACAGAGAAAATGTTTTTGCCTAGCAGACTAAATGCTTGAAATCATGAGGCTTCGAAGATAATTATAACTATGATAACGCAAGTGCTTTTAACAGGCAGATTGTAAATGCTAAAAGTCACACCTAACTAAAACAATATATATCCTTCCTACATTGATGCTTCCTCCTGAGAAGTCAGGGCTTACTTTTCAGTGTACGAGGACAACGTACTATTGGCAAAAAGGGTACCCAATTGGTCATATGATGAATACAGTAAAATGAAAGGATAATAGAACAACAACACAAAAATAATGATCTTCTACAGAAAAtgggagagggagggaggagGGATTTCAACGTTTCTTCAAAAGCTGGGTTAAGGGATGTGAACACTTGATTGTGTATTAGTTTTACAAGCTATATCAAACTCTTCTTCTGCGAAGGCATGACTAAGCTTGAACAAACAAATTACCAGGTTGTAGAAAAGCACTTACTGTGTATTCAGACACTAAAAGTATGTAATTACCTGTTTTCATAAGGGATTCCAACCTAGAATGGAGTCTTTTCTTCTGCACAGTGGGGGTCTCGTTTAAATCAACCTCCATCAAGTTCCCACTTGAGCCTTTTGATGGCAACTCAGACGTTGTCTCGGATTGAGCAACGACCATGGCTAGCTTGGCTTCACTAGGGAAGAACAAACGGGCAAAAGCCACTGCAATAAATAATGCAAGTCAGGCCTTATCCAATAAAGCAAAAGGTGTCATATAAGAGATTCAGACGCacacaaaatcaatcaaaagaAGCAACAATGAAATGATAGTTGACGTATGACCAATGTGATATAAGAGGACTGCACATCTGCACCTACAAAGAGAGTAATGAGAACTAGAAGAAAACAGAATCTAATAGCCTGGGTAAGAGCTATTTGTTTTGGGTCAACCGCTCCTTGACATAAGCCATAATAAATAAGCAACAAAAAATAATGTACACCACACACAAAAATCATACACAAAGATATAATCTCCAATTTACTGGTTTCTTCACTATAAAACTGTAACAAGAGAGTGATTACCAACAACATATTAAAGTTCAAATAAAAAGCTACGTGATATAAGACCTCGAAGCaaaaaatttgttttcttttgaaagAATTAACCAAAAGACCAAGAAATTTCTGAGAAAAAGCTACTGATTATGACCTACCATTATGATGCCCTTCACTAACCAAATTGAGAAAATGTCTAAGAAGCCTTACCTCTGTTCTCCAGGTACAGCAATTTCATGTGCAGATCATCAGCCATTGTTTGGGAAGACATAGATGCATTTCCCGCCATTGGATTCCTCCGCATTTCTCTCTCTAGAACATCAATGCAAATTCGATCCTTGTTCGTTTCTTGCCCCTTCCCTGTTTTTGAATGATAATCCTTTGCCCTTGTCAACCGCCGGCAAATACTAACCGCACTCTGACCATCTGATGTCAGCTCTGATGCACGAGCTCCTTTACTAAGAAGCAATACTACAATTGATGGCTCTTTGCGCATCACAGCAATGTGAAGCACGGTATAACCCCGAGAATTCCGAAGGTTAACATCAGCCAGACCCAAGGCAAGAACTTCAGTAACAATCTTAGGATCACAGTAAGCTGCAGCGTAGTGGAGAGCATGGGCCTCATCTAAGGTTATATTCGACTCAGATAAAAGAAGTTTCACAAGTTCAACATCATCTGAGTCCAATGCCTTATGTATTCGCCTGATTCTTTTTTCACGCAAGGGGTCCACAGGCGGCGTGTTCAGTCCACCATCATGTTGAGAATCATGACGGAGCAAATTAATTTTCTCTACAACCTCATACGGAAGTTCCTTGTCAATACAGATGCTATCAAGATCTGATCGTGCCACTCTC
It encodes:
- the LOC112202107 gene encoding BTB/POZ domain and ankyrin repeat-containing protein NPR1; its protein translation is MANSAEPSSSLSFTSPSHISNGSISHNLSSFEALPSLEVISLTKLSLSLDQLLGDSGCDYCDAEIIVEGESVGVHRCILASRSKFFCKLFKQEKGSSEKEGKPSKPKYSMKDLLPYGDIGYEAFSVFLSYVYTGKLKPSPVEVSTCVHNVCAHDSCRPAINFAVELMYASSIFQMPDLVSIFERRLLNFVGKALAEDVIPILLVAFHCQLSELLTHSIERVARSDLDSICIDKELPYEVVEKINLLRHDSQHDGGLNTPPVDPLREKRIRRIHKALDSDDVELVKLLLSESNITLDEAHALHYAAAYCDPKIVTEVLALGLADVNLRNSRGYTVLHIAVMRKEPSIVVLLLSKGARASELTSDGQSAVSICRRLTRAKDYHSKTGKGQETNKDRICIDVLEREMRRNPMAGNASMSSQTMADDLHMKLLYLENRVAFARLFFPSEAKLAMVVAQSETTSELPSKGSSGNLMEVDLNETPTVQKKRLHSRLESLMKTVNMGRCYFPHCSEVLDKFMEDDLPDLFFLETGTPDEQKIKRMRFMELKDEVHKAFSKDKAELNLSGLTSSSSTSSPKKVGVNHKTRK
- the LOC112202106 gene encoding transcription termination factor MTEF18, mitochondrial isoform X2; translation: MIAQLNNLVLYAKPVVHERTTCMQNPSFVCIDFRRFSSSRLTHHPKASLSDSTQVVTTSPFANRVSRTARNEGQEALFDYLHCTRSFGFTDAEHISKNSPKFLENLLSKIDSEKEVARTLSRFLRYNPINEFEPFFESLGLSPSELPLFLPRHLMYLSDDPVMFENFQALCDYGIPRSNIGRMYKEAREIFGYDYGVLASKLQAYEYLGLSKGTVVKLVSCCPLLLIGGVNNEFVKFLEKLKCLGLGMDWIGGYASDNSTYNWNRMLDTMDFLDHVGYTKEQMCSLFERNPALLLEGSGKNVYVLFGRLLKLGLEMNEVYSLFMQYPQVLSVKCTRYLLQAIDYLIEVGMATDEIADVVANDMEFLSSSRLKRPNTVCRELKVGRDGLLQIIREDPSKVLRLASKSKASASKQVVSRVPCNHLEKTSFLLRLGYAENSEEMMKALKKFRGRGDQLQERFDCLVEAGLDCNVVMNIIKQAPMVLNQSKDVIVKKISCLTNCLGYPLESLEAFPAYLCYDMDRINLRFSMYMWLREKRAAKPTLSLSTLLACSDARFARYYVDIHPEGPAMWESLKNQKKLSAQ
- the LOC112202106 gene encoding transcription termination factor MTEF18, mitochondrial isoform X1, translating into MFMNRIHKRVSKMIAQLNNLVLYAKPVVHERTTCMQNPSFVCIDFRRFSSSRLTHHPKASLSDSTQVVTTSPFANRVSRTARNEGQEALFDYLHCTRSFGFTDAEHISKNSPKFLENLLSKIDSEKEVARTLSRFLRYNPINEFEPFFESLGLSPSELPLFLPRHLMYLSDDPVMFENFQALCDYGIPRSNIGRMYKEAREIFGYDYGVLASKLQAYEYLGLSKGTVVKLVSCCPLLLIGGVNNEFVKFLEKLKCLGLGMDWIGGYASDNSTYNWNRMLDTMDFLDHVGYTKEQMCSLFERNPALLLEGSGKNVYVLFGRLLKLGLEMNEVYSLFMQYPQVLSVKCTRYLLQAIDYLIEVGMATDEIADVVANDMEFLSSSRLKRPNTVCRELKVGRDGLLQIIREDPSKVLRLASKSKASASKQVVSRVPCNHLEKTSFLLRLGYAENSEEMMKALKKFRGRGDQLQERFDCLVEAGLDCNVVMNIIKQAPMVLNQSKDVIVKKISCLTNCLGYPLESLEAFPAYLCYDMDRINLRFSMYMWLREKRAAKPTLSLSTLLACSDARFARYYVDIHPEGPAMWESLKNQKKLSAQ